The following are encoded in a window of Collinsella aerofaciens genomic DNA:
- a CDS encoding GTP-binding protein, whose amino-acid sequence MSKQAVVGILAHVDAGKTTLAEAMLFNAGRIRKRGRVDDGDSHLDTNAIERERGITIFSSQAVLDHGDTHVMLVDAPGHVDFSAEAERTLRALDYAILVVGANDGVQGHTETLWRLLARYDIPTFIFINKIDLENPGRDILLAQLGQRLSEGCLDANELLAGGAVQEDAAALDEAALEEFLEAGELSVATLSRMVAERKLFPCFAGSALKDQGVDELLDGICALMREQAWLPEFAARVYRVSRGDRGERLAWLKVTGGTLHAKQMIDGRSGAEAWEQKVDQVRIYNGEKYELAQEVAAGGICAVTGLAHVRPGDALGAEPAGDAPVIAPVLTYTVLPGEHDVHAVFKALTELADEDPMLGVSWNTHLEQIHLQLMGAVQLEVVQRVLGDRFGLSIAFEPGGILYKETISQPVEGVGHFEPLRHYAEVHLRLEPLPAGSGVQFGTVTSTDELDLNWQRLALTNAMERDHLGALTGSPITDVCITLTGGRAHAKHTEGGDFRQATYRAIRQGLMQAREAGAAVLLEPWYRFELEVPGECVGRALSDATRMGAEYEPPTMAGDRAKLVGRVPASEVQDYALEVAAYTSGRGHLYLEFAGYAACHDAERVIETAAYEPEADLPNTPDSVFCSHGAGYTVKWYDVPAAAHVKIDPATFRPWRAADAEFFGHM is encoded by the coding sequence ATGTCGAAGCAAGCGGTCGTTGGAATCTTGGCGCATGTCGATGCCGGCAAGACCACGTTGGCCGAGGCCATGCTGTTCAACGCGGGTCGCATCCGCAAGCGCGGCCGCGTGGACGATGGCGATTCGCATCTGGACACTAACGCGATCGAGCGCGAGCGCGGCATTACGATCTTCTCGTCGCAGGCCGTACTCGATCATGGCGATACCCACGTCATGCTCGTGGATGCGCCGGGGCATGTCGATTTTTCTGCCGAGGCGGAGCGCACATTGCGCGCGCTGGACTACGCGATTTTGGTTGTGGGTGCCAACGATGGCGTGCAGGGGCATACCGAAACTCTGTGGCGCCTGCTTGCGCGCTATGACATTCCGACGTTCATCTTTATCAACAAAATTGATTTGGAGAATCCCGGTCGCGATATTTTGCTGGCACAGCTCGGGCAGCGTCTTTCCGAAGGCTGCCTGGATGCCAACGAACTGCTGGCGGGCGGCGCCGTTCAGGAGGACGCTGCTGCGTTGGACGAGGCGGCGCTCGAGGAGTTTCTTGAAGCGGGCGAGCTTTCTGTCGCAACGCTGTCGCGCATGGTTGCCGAGCGCAAGCTCTTTCCCTGCTTTGCCGGCTCGGCGCTCAAGGACCAAGGCGTGGACGAGCTGCTGGATGGCATATGCGCGCTGATGCGTGAACAGGCGTGGCTCCCGGAGTTTGCCGCGCGCGTCTATCGTGTCAGCCGCGGGGATCGCGGCGAGCGCTTGGCATGGCTTAAAGTAACCGGCGGCACACTGCATGCCAAGCAGATGATTGACGGACGTTCCGGTGCCGAGGCATGGGAGCAAAAGGTCGATCAGGTACGCATCTATAACGGCGAGAAGTATGAGCTTGCCCAAGAAGTTGCTGCTGGCGGTATTTGTGCCGTGACGGGTCTTGCGCACGTTCGCCCGGGGGATGCCCTGGGCGCGGAGCCTGCGGGCGATGCGCCCGTCATTGCGCCGGTCCTCACCTATACGGTGCTTCCGGGCGAACACGATGTCCACGCGGTGTTCAAAGCGCTGACTGAGTTGGCGGACGAGGATCCCATGCTCGGCGTAAGCTGGAATACGCATCTTGAGCAGATTCATTTGCAGTTGATGGGCGCCGTGCAACTCGAGGTCGTGCAGCGGGTGCTGGGCGATCGCTTTGGCCTTTCGATTGCGTTTGAGCCCGGCGGCATTCTCTATAAGGAGACTATTTCGCAGCCGGTCGAGGGCGTGGGCCACTTTGAGCCACTGCGCCACTATGCCGAGGTGCATCTACGCCTGGAGCCGTTGCCAGCGGGTTCGGGCGTGCAGTTTGGCACCGTGACCTCGACCGACGAGCTCGATCTTAACTGGCAGCGTTTGGCACTCACCAACGCCATGGAGCGCGATCACCTGGGCGCGCTGACCGGCTCGCCCATCACCGATGTGTGCATTACGCTCACGGGCGGCCGCGCGCATGCCAAACACACCGAGGGCGGCGATTTTCGCCAGGCCACGTACCGCGCGATTCGTCAGGGGCTCATGCAGGCGCGTGAGGCCGGCGCGGCGGTACTGTTGGAGCCGTGGTATCGCTTTGAGCTCGAGGTGCCGGGGGAGTGCGTGGGCCGGGCGCTCTCGGATGCCACGCGTATGGGTGCCGAGTACGAGCCGCCGACGATGGCGGGAGACCGGGCGAAGCTTGTGGGTCGCGTGCCGGCATCCGAAGTGCAGGATTACGCGCTGGAGGTGGCTGCCTACACGAGTGGTCGCGGACATCTGTATCTAGAGTTTGCCGGCTATGCGGCTTGCCATGATGCCGAGCGCGTCATCGAGACGGCCGCCTATGAGCCAGAAGCCGATCTGCCCAACACGCCCGACTCGGTCTTTTGCTCTCACGGCGCCGGTTACACGGTCAAATGGTACGACGTACCCGCCGCGGCGCACGTAAAGATCGATCCCGCCACCTTCCGCCCCTGGCGAGCAGCAGACGCCGAGTTTTTCGGCCACATGTGA
- a CDS encoding AAA family ATPase: MNPNPFKPTAGKRPPILIGRESVIEDFEEGLDNGAGAPGRLMLITGNRGCGKTVLLRELQRLASERGWAVVSDSASLGLCDRLADALRSNKPVVTSMEFGPSFGRMSVEAARAKGEMLRGLVNERLKKLGPGKGILFAIDEAQSASIEELAALAVLYQQVLGDQDATGLPDSEQRGLALVFAGLPSMVDDLLEEPSVTFLRRAQQRTLGAISLPKVRDSYIQAVKDAGLYVDAETADLAARKSMGHPYMVQLVGYYMWRSAVRRSSQVIERRDVEDGHADAVSEFYEAVDAPLYYGLRSPQRLFIEAMAVDEGKPTRMADIIERCERTQSWASKYRASLIRERVIEAAGYGLVRFTVPMLGAYIRDRVLWHE, encoded by the coding sequence ATGAATCCAAATCCCTTTAAGCCCACGGCTGGCAAGCGGCCTCCGATACTCATCGGTCGCGAGTCGGTCATCGAAGATTTCGAGGAAGGGCTCGATAACGGCGCCGGAGCGCCGGGTAGGCTCATGCTCATTACGGGAAACCGCGGCTGCGGCAAGACGGTTCTCCTGCGGGAGCTGCAGCGTTTAGCTAGCGAGCGCGGATGGGCGGTTGTCTCCGATTCCGCTTCGCTTGGCTTATGCGACCGATTGGCCGACGCGCTTCGCTCGAATAAACCCGTTGTGACGTCAATGGAGTTCGGTCCGTCGTTTGGTCGGATGTCAGTCGAGGCGGCGCGGGCAAAGGGCGAGATGTTGCGAGGGCTGGTCAACGAGCGCCTCAAGAAGCTCGGTCCAGGCAAAGGCATACTGTTTGCGATTGACGAGGCGCAATCGGCGTCTATCGAGGAGCTGGCGGCCCTTGCCGTTCTCTATCAGCAGGTGCTCGGAGACCAGGATGCCACGGGCTTGCCCGATAGCGAGCAGCGTGGTCTTGCGCTGGTGTTCGCCGGCTTACCCAGTATGGTTGACGACCTGCTCGAAGAGCCGAGCGTGACGTTTTTGCGGCGTGCCCAGCAGCGTACGCTGGGGGCGATATCCTTGCCCAAGGTGCGTGATTCATATATCCAGGCGGTCAAAGATGCTGGTCTTTACGTTGACGCGGAGACGGCGGACCTTGCGGCGCGCAAGAGCATGGGGCATCCCTATATGGTTCAGCTGGTGGGCTATTACATGTGGCGGTCTGCTGTCCGGCGTAGCTCGCAGGTCATCGAAAGGCGCGATGTCGAGGATGGCCATGCGGATGCCGTCTCCGAGTTCTACGAAGCGGTTGACGCGCCTCTGTATTACGGGCTGCGCAGTCCACAGCGCCTCTTTATCGAGGCCATGGCGGTTGACGAGGGCAAACCGACGCGCATGGCGGATATCATTGAGCGCTGCGAGCGTACCCAGAGCTGGGCGAGTAAATATCGCGCAAGCCTGATTCGCGAGCGCGTCATCGAAGCTGCCGGATACGGCCTCGTCCGGTTTACCGTGCCCATGCTGGGCGCGTACATTCGCGATCGAGTTTTATGGCATGAGTAG
- a CDS encoding excinuclease ABC subunit UvrA, with protein sequence MTEQKMSPQAIEVRGARVHNLKDIGIDIPLGKLVGIAGVSGSGKSSLALGVLYAEGSRRYLEALSTYTRRRLTQAEHAQVDEVLHVPAALALHQRPSVPGVRSTFGTMTELNNSLRLLFSRCAHHVCPHCGARVEPSLNVAAGLSLTCPACGREFYAPGAEDLAFNSGGACPTCGGTGVMREVDEASLVPDESKTINEGAVLPWGTLMWDLMKQVAGEMGVRTDVPFNQLTPQERDIVFHGPAVKKHILYVPKNGEGATPLDFTYYNAVYTVENALAKVKDDKGLKRVARFLREGPCRDCGGTRLSEAACQPQVRGINLAQAAAMTLGEAIEWVRGVPASLPAEMQPMATDICESFLSAARRLVDLGLDYLSLDRAGATLSTGERQRVQLARVVRNRSTGVLYVLDEPSIGLHPANVDGLVGVMRDLVDDGNTVVVVDHDTRVLAEADYLVEMGPVAGAGGGNVIAAGTVDEVEQSQGSRIAPFLRADPKRLRPQVTDDEMFDQGHIRMATDAIHTVKPLEVDIPRGRLVAVTGVSGSGKTTLVLETLIPALKAQAAGERLPKHVRWIDAEGIARANLIDATPIGANVRSTVATYADIHDELRRAFARTPEAKAAGYKAGAFSYNTGALRCPTCDGTGSISLDVQFLPDVEIVCPACRGSRYADTASHIHREGKDGSLLTLPQLMDMSVDEALDATVGLKKVQARLQTLHDLGLGYLTLGEPTPALSGGEAQRLKLASEMGRVQDDAVFVFDEPTIGLHPLDVQVLLSVFDGLVAKGATVVVIEHDLDLIRNADYVIDMGPGGGDAGGQIVCAGTPGDIAACSKSITGRYL encoded by the coding sequence GTGACGGAACAGAAGATGAGCCCGCAGGCTATCGAGGTACGTGGCGCGCGCGTCCATAACCTCAAGGACATCGGTATCGACATTCCGCTGGGAAAGCTCGTGGGTATTGCCGGCGTATCGGGTTCGGGCAAGAGTTCGCTGGCGCTGGGGGTTCTTTATGCTGAGGGCTCGCGTCGCTACTTGGAAGCACTCAGCACCTATACTCGACGTCGCCTAACGCAGGCCGAACACGCCCAGGTGGACGAGGTACTGCACGTGCCGGCGGCGCTCGCATTGCATCAGCGCCCCAGCGTGCCGGGCGTGCGTTCCACCTTTGGCACCATGACCGAGCTCAACAACAGCCTGCGTCTGCTCTTTAGCCGCTGTGCCCATCACGTGTGCCCGCATTGCGGGGCGCGTGTGGAGCCGAGCCTTAATGTGGCTGCGGGCCTGTCGCTCACGTGCCCCGCATGCGGCCGCGAGTTCTACGCGCCGGGTGCCGAGGATTTGGCTTTCAATAGCGGCGGTGCATGCCCCACCTGTGGCGGCACCGGTGTCATGCGCGAGGTGGACGAGGCGAGCCTGGTGCCCGACGAGTCAAAGACCATCAACGAAGGCGCGGTGCTTCCCTGGGGTACGCTCATGTGGGATCTGATGAAGCAGGTAGCCGGCGAGATGGGCGTGCGCACCGACGTGCCGTTTAACCAGCTCACGCCTCAAGAGCGCGATATCGTGTTCCACGGCCCGGCGGTTAAGAAGCACATTCTTTACGTTCCCAAAAACGGCGAGGGCGCCACGCCGCTCGACTTTACCTATTACAACGCCGTCTATACCGTCGAGAATGCACTCGCCAAGGTTAAGGACGACAAGGGCCTCAAGCGCGTTGCGCGCTTTTTACGCGAGGGGCCATGCCGTGACTGCGGCGGCACGCGTCTCTCCGAGGCTGCGTGCCAGCCCCAGGTGCGCGGTATCAATCTGGCGCAGGCGGCGGCCATGACATTGGGCGAGGCGATTGAGTGGGTGCGCGGGGTGCCCGCATCCTTGCCGGCCGAGATGCAACCCATGGCGACGGATATCTGCGAATCGTTTTTGAGCGCGGCCCGTCGTCTGGTCGACCTGGGTCTCGATTATCTTTCGCTCGACCGCGCCGGTGCCACGCTCTCCACGGGTGAGCGCCAGCGTGTGCAGCTCGCCCGTGTGGTGCGCAACCGATCGACGGGCGTGCTTTATGTGCTGGACGAGCCCTCGATTGGCTTGCATCCGGCAAATGTCGACGGTCTGGTAGGCGTGATGCGCGATCTGGTGGATGACGGCAACACCGTGGTTGTTGTCGACCACGATACACGTGTGCTGGCGGAAGCCGACTATCTGGTCGAGATGGGCCCCGTTGCCGGAGCAGGCGGCGGTAATGTGATCGCTGCGGGTACGGTGGACGAGGTCGAACAATCGCAGGGCAGCCGCATCGCCCCGTTTTTGCGCGCAGACCCCAAGCGCTTGCGCCCGCAGGTGACTGACGACGAAATGTTCGACCAGGGTCACATCCGCATGGCAACCGATGCCATCCATACCGTCAAGCCGCTCGAAGTCGATATCCCGCGCGGTCGCCTTGTCGCGGTGACGGGCGTTTCGGGTTCGGGCAAGACGACGTTGGTGCTCGAGACGCTCATCCCGGCACTCAAGGCGCAGGCAGCCGGCGAGCGCTTGCCAAAACATGTGCGTTGGATCGATGCCGAAGGCATTGCCCGCGCAAACCTGATTGACGCTACGCCTATCGGCGCCAACGTGCGCTCGACGGTGGCGACTTATGCCGACATCCATGATGAGCTGCGCCGCGCTTTCGCCCGTACGCCCGAGGCCAAGGCAGCCGGCTACAAGGCGGGTGCCTTTAGCTACAACACTGGCGCCTTGCGCTGCCCTACGTGCGATGGCACGGGCTCGATATCGCTCGACGTGCAGTTTTTGCCCGATGTCGAGATCGTCTGCCCGGCATGTCGCGGCTCACGTTATGCAGACACGGCTTCGCATATCCATCGCGAGGGCAAGGACGGGAGCCTGCTTACGTTGCCGCAGCTTATGGACATGAGTGTGGACGAAGCCCTCGACGCCACGGTGGGACTTAAGAAAGTTCAAGCGCGCTTGCAGACCTTGCACGACCTGGGTTTGGGTTATCTCACGCTTGGCGAGCCAACGCCGGCGCTTTCGGGCGGTGAGGCTCAGCGCCTCAAGCTCGCGAGCGAGATGGGCCGCGTGCAGGATGATGCCGTATTCGTATTCGACGAGCCCACGATTGGCCTGCATCCGCTCGATGTTCAGGTGTTGCTGAGTGTGTTTGACGGCCTCGTTGCCAAGGGCGCCACAGTTGTCGTGATCGAGCATGACCTCGACCTTATCCGTAACGCCGATTACGTAATCGACATGGGCCCGGGCGGTGGCGACGCGGGCGGGCAAATCGTCTGCGCCGGCACGCCGGGCGACATCGCGGCCTGCTCCAAGAGCATTACCGGTCGCTACCTATAG
- a CDS encoding winged helix-turn-helix transcriptional regulator, with the protein MQLVGYRAWDLTSDSKEISSRDFDLGIKIARDEMDDRILAATYRELTAEDKRFLIAMLDDEEESTTADLIERLKRSPQQVSRYRRRMIDAGIIGERGRGLVAFELPFFRDYLAAQCVK; encoded by the coding sequence TTGCAACTCGTAGGCTACCGTGCCTGGGATCTCACAAGCGATTCGAAGGAAATCTCGTCACGCGACTTTGACCTGGGAATCAAAATCGCGCGCGACGAGATGGACGACCGAATCCTCGCGGCAACCTATCGGGAACTCACTGCAGAGGACAAGCGATTCCTCATCGCCATGCTCGATGACGAAGAAGAGTCCACCACCGCCGACCTTATCGAGCGCCTTAAGCGTTCGCCGCAGCAGGTCTCCCGCTACCGACGCCGCATGATAGATGCCGGCATCATCGGAGAACGAGGACGAGGGCTCGTCGCATTTGAATTGCCATTCTTCCGCGACTATCTCGCGGCTCAATGCGTGAAATAG
- a CDS encoding tRNA (cytidine(34)-2'-O)-methyltransferase, giving the protein MFNIVLYAPEIPANTGNIGRTCVVAGARLHLVEPLGFSLDDKTVRRAGLGYWQNLDVTTYAGWEDFLARNGLSPADERLHLLTKKARRTYAQSTYRDGDYLVFGSESSGIPEPLLAVAPERCERIPMLRDCDSLDNAEAWEAHEESLGHTEDSHETILQQDICGNFVNPDDYRISALNLSNSAAIVLYEALRQAGFPGM; this is encoded by the coding sequence ATGTTCAACATTGTGCTGTATGCGCCCGAGATTCCGGCCAATACGGGCAATATCGGCCGCACCTGCGTGGTTGCCGGCGCCCGCCTGCATCTGGTGGAGCCGCTGGGGTTTTCACTCGACGACAAGACAGTACGTCGCGCCGGCCTGGGCTACTGGCAAAACTTGGACGTGACCACCTATGCCGGCTGGGAGGATTTCCTTGCGCGCAACGGTCTCTCCCCTGCCGACGAACGCCTGCATCTGCTGACCAAAAAGGCACGCCGCACCTATGCGCAGAGTACCTACCGCGATGGTGACTACTTGGTCTTTGGCAGCGAGAGCTCGGGCATTCCCGAGCCACTGCTTGCCGTGGCGCCCGAGCGCTGCGAGCGCATCCCGATGCTGCGCGATTGCGACTCACTCGATAACGCCGAGGCTTGGGAAGCTCACGAGGAATCGCTGGGGCATACCGAGGACAGCCACGAGACCATCCTTCAACAGGACATCTGCGGCAACTTCGTTAACCCCGACGACTACCGCATCAGCGCGCTCAACCTCTCCAACAGCGCCGCCATCGTCCTCTACGAGGCCCTACGCCAGGCAGGCTTTCCGGGAATGTGA
- a CDS encoding GTP-binding protein: MPNKPVKIIMLTGYLGAGKTTLLNHILANDGGIRAAVIVNDIGEINVDASLIADGGLSETDDLIPLTNGCICCTLSDDLANQLQGIADSGNFDYIIIEASGICEPIPIAYTISSFCDEAKVGGEPKLALDNIVAVVDCARMYDEFNGGRDLLAEDIDEDDIESLLIQQIEFCSTLILNKTDTVTPEQIAELKAIVRSLQKDAVIVEAQNGEVPMEELLDTDRFDFMRAYNSAAWIEAMEHPEEHDDPEVLEYDIETFVYSRRKPFDLQKFTNFVEQEWPDEVIRVKGPLWQTGDPDMCYMFEQAGHQMRLMENGLFVDSAPEGEKQKIIDENPEIMQIWDDETGDRMTSLCIIGRHMDKDALIASLDACLTDWHRA, encoded by the coding sequence ATGCCCAACAAACCCGTGAAGATCATCATGCTTACCGGATACCTCGGTGCCGGCAAGACCACGCTGCTCAACCACATCCTCGCTAACGACGGCGGCATCCGCGCCGCCGTGATCGTCAACGATATCGGCGAGATCAACGTCGACGCCAGCCTTATCGCCGACGGCGGCCTTTCCGAGACCGATGACCTCATCCCGCTCACCAACGGCTGCATCTGCTGCACGCTTTCGGACGACCTGGCCAACCAGCTGCAGGGCATCGCCGATTCGGGCAACTTCGACTACATCATCATCGAGGCATCGGGCATTTGCGAGCCTATCCCCATCGCCTACACCATCTCGAGCTTCTGCGACGAGGCCAAGGTGGGCGGCGAGCCCAAGCTCGCGCTCGACAACATCGTGGCCGTGGTCGATTGCGCCCGCATGTACGACGAGTTCAACGGCGGTCGCGACCTGCTGGCCGAGGATATCGACGAGGACGACATCGAAAGCCTACTCATCCAGCAGATCGAATTCTGCTCCACGCTGATCCTCAACAAGACCGATACCGTGACGCCCGAGCAGATCGCCGAGCTCAAGGCCATCGTGCGCAGCCTGCAGAAGGACGCCGTGATTGTCGAGGCCCAAAACGGCGAGGTCCCCATGGAGGAGCTGCTCGACACCGACCGCTTCGACTTTATGCGCGCCTACAACTCCGCCGCCTGGATCGAGGCCATGGAGCATCCCGAGGAGCACGACGACCCCGAGGTGCTCGAGTACGACATCGAGACCTTTGTGTACTCGCGCCGCAAGCCGTTTGACCTGCAGAAGTTCACCAATTTTGTTGAGCAGGAGTGGCCCGACGAGGTCATCCGCGTCAAGGGTCCGCTGTGGCAGACCGGCGATCCGGACATGTGCTACATGTTTGAGCAGGCCGGCCACCAGATGCGCCTGATGGAGAACGGCCTGTTTGTCGATTCGGCGCCCGAGGGCGAGAAGCAGAAGATCATCGACGAGAACCCCGAAATCATGCAGATTTGGGACGACGAGACGGGAGACCGCATGACAAGCCTGTGCATCATCGGCCGTCACATGGACAAGGACGCGCTCATCGCCTCCCTCGATGCCTGCCTGACCGACTGGCACCGCGCCTAG
- a CDS encoding arsenate reductase family protein, with translation MIQIFGTKKSFDTKKAQRYFKERRIKVQFIDLKEKEMSKGELTSVMQAVGGIDKLLNPKAKDEETRALIQHLTPSQRFDKLLENQQLLAEPIVRNGKKATVGYCPDVWGAWE, from the coding sequence ATGATTCAGATTTTTGGCACCAAGAAGTCCTTCGACACCAAGAAGGCGCAGCGTTATTTTAAGGAGCGCCGCATTAAGGTGCAGTTTATTGACCTTAAGGAAAAGGAGATGAGCAAGGGCGAGCTCACGAGCGTGATGCAGGCGGTCGGCGGTATCGACAAGCTGCTCAACCCCAAGGCCAAGGACGAGGAGACGCGCGCGCTCATTCAGCATCTCACCCCCAGTCAGCGCTTCGACAAGCTGCTCGAGAACCAGCAGCTTCTAGCCGAGCCCATCGTGCGCAACGGCAAAAAGGCCACCGTCGGTTATTGCCCCGATGTATGGGGAGCCTGGGAGTAG
- a CDS encoding flavodoxin family protein: MKVLLVNGSPKANGNTARALAEIAEQLNAEGIDTEVFQLGAKPIRDCIGCGQCGKLGGRCTFDDDVVNELIAAAEQADGFVFGSPVYYAHPSGRILSALDRAFYAGSKAFAHKPGAAVAVARRGGTSTTFDVLNKYFTINQMPVVASTYWNNVFGAMPGEAAQDAEGLATMRNIGKNMAWLLHCIEAGQAAGIEAPEADRERTNFIR, encoded by the coding sequence ATGAAGGTTCTTTTAGTCAACGGTAGCCCCAAGGCAAACGGCAACACTGCCCGCGCACTCGCCGAGATCGCAGAGCAGCTCAATGCCGAAGGCATTGATACCGAGGTGTTTCAGCTAGGCGCCAAGCCCATTCGCGATTGCATCGGTTGCGGTCAGTGCGGCAAGCTTGGCGGACGCTGCACCTTTGACGACGACGTGGTGAACGAGCTCATCGCTGCCGCCGAGCAGGCAGACGGCTTTGTCTTTGGCTCGCCCGTCTACTACGCGCATCCCAGCGGACGCATCCTTTCGGCCCTCGATCGCGCCTTCTATGCCGGCAGCAAGGCCTTTGCACACAAGCCGGGCGCTGCCGTCGCTGTCGCCCGTCGCGGCGGCACGTCAACGACCTTCGACGTACTCAACAAGTACTTCACCATCAACCAGATGCCCGTGGTTGCCTCCACGTACTGGAACAACGTGTTTGGCGCCATGCCGGGCGAGGCCGCCCAAGACGCCGAGGGCCTGGCCACCATGCGCAACATCGGCAAGAACATGGCCTGGCTCCTGCATTGTATCGAGGCAGGACAGGCCGCCGGCATCGAAGCCCCCGAAGCCGATCGCGAGCGCACCAACTTTATCAGGTAG
- a CDS encoding patatin-like phospholipase family protein, giving the protein MTQPETSHTVGLALEGGGYRGMYTAGVLDVWMEHGLTCDHMVGVSAGAAFGYNFKSRQIGRAIRYNKAYCADKRYASVTSWLRTGDMFNADFAYHEVPIERDPIDLETYRACPMRFTCVCTDIETGKAVYHDLPYGDERDIEWIRASSAIPVATRPVAIDGHKYLDGGVADSIPSAWLFAQGYDRNIVVLTQPAGFVKQPNSVMPMLRRVFRHYPEFVAALEHRHEVYNTTLDDLARREAAGEIFVVRPSESVKVPSLCREPDELERIYQIGRRDAEATLPALEAYLAE; this is encoded by the coding sequence ATGACACAGCCGGAGACATCACACACGGTGGGGCTTGCGCTCGAGGGAGGCGGCTACCGCGGTATGTATACGGCGGGCGTGCTCGACGTTTGGATGGAGCACGGTTTGACTTGCGACCATATGGTGGGTGTCTCGGCGGGCGCGGCGTTTGGCTACAACTTTAAATCGCGCCAGATCGGCCGCGCCATTCGCTACAACAAAGCCTATTGTGCCGATAAGCGCTATGCGAGCGTGACGAGCTGGTTGCGAACCGGCGACATGTTCAATGCCGATTTTGCCTATCACGAGGTGCCCATCGAGCGCGATCCCATCGATTTGGAGACATATCGCGCCTGCCCCATGCGGTTTACGTGCGTGTGTACCGATATCGAGACGGGCAAGGCCGTCTATCACGATCTGCCGTATGGCGACGAGCGCGATATCGAGTGGATCCGGGCGTCGTCGGCAATTCCCGTGGCGACGCGTCCCGTTGCTATTGACGGGCATAAGTATCTGGATGGTGGCGTGGCTGATTCTATTCCCAGCGCATGGCTGTTTGCGCAGGGGTATGACCGCAATATCGTGGTACTCACGCAGCCAGCGGGCTTTGTGAAGCAGCCCAACAGCGTGATGCCCATGCTGCGACGCGTGTTCCGTCACTATCCGGAGTTTGTCGCAGCGCTTGAGCATCGGCATGAGGTCTACAATACCACGCTCGATGACCTGGCACGTCGCGAGGCTGCCGGCGAGATCTTTGTGGTGCGGCCGAGCGAATCGGTGAAGGTGCCGTCGCTGTGTCGCGAGCCCGATGAACTTGAACGCATCTACCAGATTGGTCGCCGCGATGCGGAGGCGACCTTGCCGGCACTGGAGGCATATCTGGCAGAGTAG
- a CDS encoding thiamine phosphate synthase, with translation MSIRDNLDISAYLVLGPENTLGRPVGDVVAQALDAGFTCIQVRSKVASAREIIALTGDAAQAIAQAGKTGQVALLIDDRLDCVLAAREQGIAVDGVHVGQSDIPVEVCRKLLGPDAIVGLSARCEEMLKYVKTADMSLVDYLGIGPLHETETKRDCGRAADGSIITKSFEDLAALHAASPVPIVVGGGVKTADLPQLKATGVDGFFVVSAVCSADDPYAAAKELVDTWQQA, from the coding sequence ATGAGCATCCGCGACAACCTTGATATCTCGGCCTATCTGGTACTCGGCCCCGAAAACACGCTCGGGCGCCCCGTGGGCGATGTGGTGGCCCAGGCGCTCGACGCCGGCTTTACCTGCATCCAGGTGCGCTCCAAGGTGGCAAGCGCCCGCGAGATCATTGCGCTGACCGGCGACGCCGCGCAGGCAATCGCTCAGGCCGGCAAGACCGGTCAGGTCGCCTTGCTGATCGACGACCGTCTGGACTGTGTGCTTGCCGCGCGCGAGCAGGGTATTGCTGTCGACGGCGTGCACGTGGGCCAAAGCGATATTCCCGTCGAGGTCTGTCGCAAGTTGCTGGGCCCCGACGCCATCGTGGGCCTTTCGGCCCGTTGCGAGGAGATGCTCAAGTACGTCAAGACCGCCGATATGAGTTTGGTCGACTACCTTGGCATCGGCCCACTCCACGAGACCGAGACCAAGCGCGACTGCGGACGCGCGGCCGACGGCTCTATCATCACCAAGAGCTTTGAGGACCTGGCCGCGCTCCATGCGGCAAGCCCCGTGCCCATCGTGGTGGGCGGCGGCGTCAAGACGGCCGACCTTCCGCAGCTCAAGGCTACCGGCGTCGACGGCTTCTTTGTGGTGAGTGCCGTCTGCAGCGCCGATGACCCCTACGCCGCGGCCAAGGAGCTCGTAGACACCTGGCAGCAGGCATAG
- a CDS encoding thiamine-binding protein, whose product MSEPATNAGMNTLVAVAIAPCGTGDELSAEVAEVVRVIRESGLPNRTTSMFTEIEGDWDEVMQVVRDATFVLASKGIRTEVVLKADIRPGFTDTMTGKLERMEAQIKKQEEAR is encoded by the coding sequence ATGTCCGAGCCCGCAACCAATGCCGGCATGAACACGCTCGTCGCCGTGGCCATCGCCCCGTGCGGCACCGGCGATGAGCTATCCGCCGAGGTCGCCGAGGTCGTGCGTGTCATTCGCGAGAGCGGCCTGCCCAACCGCACCACCTCCATGTTCACCGAGATCGAGGGCGACTGGGACGAGGTCATGCAGGTCGTGCGCGACGCAACCTTTGTGTTGGCGAGCAAGGGCATCCGCACCGAAGTCGTGCTCAAAGCCGATATTCGACCCGGATTTACCGACACCATGACCGGCAAACTCGAGCGCATGGAAGCACAGATCAAAAAGCAGGAGGAAGCACGATGA